In Streptomyces sp. NBC_00704, a genomic segment contains:
- a CDS encoding pseudouridine synthase, with protein sequence MRSSSGRNSSGNNGGSRGGNSGGRGGNSGGRGGNGGGRGNHRGAGNARDDQQGGRPKNPRPEERRYDVGPGGTHEGPKTGRGSSARGGAKGGPKQGQGTGRGRWVPATSREYEARAEERNRERYAGKKDVRLPKTFPGAEQEGERLQKILARAGYGSRRSCEELIEQARVEVNGEIVLEQGKRVDPEKDEVKVDGLTVATQSYQFFALNKPAGVVSTMEDNEGRQCLGDYVTNRETRLFHVGRLDTETEGVILLTNHGELAHRLTHPKYGVKKVYLAHIVGPIPRDLGKKLKDGIQLDDGYAKADHFRVVEQTGKNYLVEVTLHEGRKHIVRRMLAEAGFPVDKLVRVAFGPITLGDQKSGWLRRLSNTEVGMLMKEVDL encoded by the coding sequence ATGCGAAGCAGCAGCGGCAGGAACAGCAGCGGAAACAACGGCGGGAGCCGTGGTGGCAACAGCGGCGGCCGCGGCGGGAACAGCGGTGGTCGCGGCGGCAACGGCGGCGGACGCGGTAACCACCGTGGCGCCGGCAACGCCCGCGACGACCAGCAGGGCGGCCGGCCCAAGAACCCGCGCCCGGAGGAGCGCCGGTACGACGTCGGCCCCGGCGGCACCCACGAGGGGCCGAAGACCGGGCGCGGCTCGTCCGCGCGCGGCGGCGCCAAGGGCGGCCCCAAGCAGGGGCAGGGCACCGGGCGCGGCCGGTGGGTGCCGGCGACCTCGCGCGAGTACGAGGCGCGGGCCGAGGAGCGCAACCGCGAGCGGTACGCGGGCAAGAAGGACGTCAGGCTCCCCAAGACGTTCCCCGGCGCCGAGCAGGAGGGCGAGCGGCTGCAGAAGATCCTCGCGCGGGCGGGCTACGGCTCCCGGCGCTCCTGCGAGGAGCTGATCGAGCAGGCGCGCGTCGAGGTCAACGGCGAGATCGTCCTGGAGCAGGGCAAGCGGGTCGACCCCGAGAAGGACGAGGTCAAGGTCGACGGCCTGACCGTCGCGACGCAGTCGTACCAGTTCTTCGCGCTGAACAAGCCGGCCGGCGTCGTCTCCACGATGGAGGACAACGAGGGCCGCCAGTGCCTCGGCGACTACGTGACCAACCGTGAGACGCGGCTGTTCCACGTGGGCCGGCTCGACACCGAGACCGAGGGCGTCATCCTGCTCACCAACCACGGCGAGCTCGCGCACCGGCTGACGCACCCCAAGTACGGCGTGAAGAAGGTCTACCTCGCGCACATCGTGGGCCCGATCCCGCGCGACCTGGGCAAGAAGCTCAAGGACGGCATCCAGCTCGACGACGGCTACGCGAAGGCCGACCACTTCCGCGTCGTCGAGCAGACCGGCAAGAACTACCTGGTCGAGGTGACCCTGCACGAGGGCCGCAAGCACATCGTGCGCCGGATGCTGGCCGAGGCCGGCTTCCCGGTCGACAAGCTGGTGCGCGTCGCCTTCGGCCCGATCACCCTGGGCGACCAGAAGTCGGGCTGGCTGCGCCGGCTGTCCAACACCGAGGTCGGCATGCTGATGAAGGAAGTCGACCTCTAG